GCCGGGCCGCGGGGCTCCCCGCAGGCGGGGGCGGATCCAGGCTCCGCGCCATGGCTCTGCCCCGGGAGGTGAACTCAAAACAACAGCGGCATTGCTGGTTTATTTCAGTTTGTCACACTTTGGGGGATTTTTGGTTGAAAAATACCGTACAGCAGTGCTGGAAGTGCTTCTGGCACTAGCTGCTCTACTTCCTAAGACACCTGTGAGTCTGTGCGGTgcgtgtttttttccccttagacGATGAACGACTGGGCCCCCATAGCAAAGGAGTACGACCCCCTCAAAGCCGGCAGCATTGATGGCACGGATGAAGAGCCCCACGACCGCGCCATATGGAGGGCTATGCTGGCACGCTACGTACCCAACAAGGGAGTTACAGGAGATCCTCACCTCACCCTGTTTGTAGCAAGGCTCAATCTTCAGACaacagaagagaagataaaaGAGGTCTTTTCCCGGTATGGAGACATCAGAAAGATCCGTCTGGTTCGAGACCTGGTCACGGGATTTTCCAAGGGTTATGCGTTTATTGAGTACAAAGAGGAGCGTGCTCTCCTGAAGGCCCACAGAGACGCCAACAGGCTGGTTATTGATCAACATGAGATCTTTGTAGACTTTGAACTGGAAAGAACTCTCAAAGGATGGATTCCTCGGAGGCTTGGAGGTGGGTTTGGAGGCAAAAAAGAATCCGGGCAGCTACGGTTTGGAGGACGGGACAGACCTTTCCGAAAACCCATCAATTTGccaaacatgaaaaatgatTTCTATGGAGAAGGATCggcagagaaaagaaactggtCTCGTGAGGGAACAAGGGACTGGAGAACAAGGGACCGAGACCATGAAAGGAGCAGAGACAAGCGATGGCCAGAAAGGGAGCGGTCGTGGACTTGGGGTGAAAGTGAGAGGGAGAGGGACTCcaaagaggagaggagcagagggagggagaggaaggacagagaCAGGAAGGACAGGGATAGAGACcggagcagggaaagagataCCAAGAAACAAAGAGATGATGACAAGCATCGATAGGCGACAGCGCCTTCTCCTTGGGGTATGTTATCTCCTCTTACATCCACGCTGTTTCAGTTGGAGGTGTTGCCTTCAGCTTGGGGCTGTGAGCAGCATTCCCAGAGCAAGCTGTGCCATTACTGTCTTGTGCCTGCAACTCTTGCCTGCTAGAAGCTCTCTGTACATTGGTTGCTAATGCAGTTAAGATCTGTGTTGAATtgttcttcagagaaaataaacttttgtattaatatttttgaatgcTGGT
This genomic window from Haliaeetus albicilla chromosome 10, bHalAlb1.1, whole genome shotgun sequence contains:
- the SNRNP35 gene encoding U11/U12 small nuclear ribonucleoprotein 35 kDa protein, with protein sequence MNDWAPIAKEYDPLKAGSIDGTDEEPHDRAIWRAMLARYVPNKGVTGDPHLTLFVARLNLQTTEEKIKEVFSRYGDIRKIRLVRDLVTGFSKGYAFIEYKEERALLKAHRDANRLVIDQHEIFVDFELERTLKGWIPRRLGGGFGGKKESGQLRFGGRDRPFRKPINLPNMKNDFYGEGSAEKRNWSREGTRDWRTRDRDHERSRDKRWPERERSWTWGESERERDSKEERSRGRERKDRDRKDRDRDRSRERDTKKQRDDDKHR